A region from the Acyrthosiphon pisum isolate AL4f chromosome A1, pea_aphid_22Mar2018_4r6ur, whole genome shotgun sequence genome encodes:
- the LOC115033617 gene encoding tigger transposable element-derived protein 6-like, whose translation MNRDLMTDWLMCFKIILFLDNASSHTDTLILKNIKLIFLPPNTTSICQPLDQGIIKNFKVHYHQRLLRHILSGLDQNVENKSINVLDAFFWIKSALKNIKPETVKNCLKKSGFFSSDRYSRICNISIDNNILTEDNTLIISDIVNCNLENLSEKETEQPEEEYESIYNPTFEEVWKTYFKNKEDEIALSMAANLQIHCEEQKKFTQKKNYRFF comes from the coding sequence ATGAATCGAGATTTAATGACAGACTGGctaatgtgttttaaaattattttatttctagataACGCTAGCTCACATActgatacattaattttaaaaaatataaaactaatattccTACCTCCAAATACAACTTCGATTTGCCAACCACTAGATCaaggaattattaaaaattttaaagttcattATCACCAACGATTACTTCGTCATATTTTATCTGGACTTGATCAGAATGTAGAAAACAAATCTATAAACGTTTTAGATGCATTTTTTTGGATAAAGTCCGCATTAAAGAATATAAAACCAGAGACagtcaaaaattgtttaaaaaagtcGGGATTTTTTTCATCCGATAGGTACAGCAGAATATGTAATatttctatagataataatatccttacagaagacaatacattaataatatcagaTATAGTCAATTGTAATCTAGAAAATTTGAGTGAAAAAGAAACCGAACAACCCGAAGAAGAATACGAGTCGATATACAATCCAACGTTTGAAGAAGtatggaaaacatattttaaaaataaagaagatgAAATCGCATTATCAATGGCAGCCAATTTACAAATTCATTGTGAAGAGCAGAAaaaatttacacaaaaaaaaaattacagatttttttaa
- the LOC100166835 gene encoding collectin-10 isoform X1, translating to MYYSGLYRANMNSWTDTAARSIILFLTLFMCFVATRSQIAVPRTAHKLNEPQGGDLVRQNSITQQILAQYLQKRLNRAGGSVQQIGQPQLLLPTGGNDLTASVVGINNNSIQKNVAENLYDGSPDDDDDIIGDARYYQGECNNNNCVEDSASVINKWSLPLLRSGDKKLYLGIFFKANWYKAAQYCRYHGMHLASISNQEENDKLEKYIKDNGLGHEHFWTSGTDQAEEGSFFWLANGRPIGYTNWNAGEPNNFKYENGEEEHCLELWNRDGKGLKWNDSPCSFETFFVCEM from the exons atgtactatAGTGGTTTATATCGTGCAAATATGAATTCATGGACGGATACCGCGGCTAGAAGTATAATTCTGTTCCTCACGTTGTTCATGTGTTTTGTTGCAACTCGAAGTCAGATAGCTGTCCCTAGAACTGCCCATAAGCTAAACGAACCACAag GTGGTGATTTAGTGAGGCAGAATAGCATTACGCAGCAAATACTGGCGCAGTACCTGCAAAAGCGTCTGAACAGGGCGGGCGGGAGCGTGCAACAAATCGGTCAGCCACAGTTGTTATTGCCGACCGGTGGAAACGATTTGACGGCCAGTGTCGtcggtataaataataacagtattcaGAAAAATGTCGCCGAAAATCTTTACGACGGAAGTCCCGATGACGATGACGATATCATCGGAGATGCGCGATATTATCAAG GCgaatgcaacaataataattgtgttgaaGACAGCGCTTCCGTCATCAATAAGTGGTCACTGCCACTTTTACGATCGGGAgacaaaaaattatacttgggaatattttttaag GCTAATTGGTACAAAGCCGCGCAATACTGTAGATATCATGGAATGCATTTGGCTAGCATAAGTAACCAAGAAGAGAATGACAAGttggaaaaatacattaaagacAATG gTTTAGGACATGAACACTTTTGGACCTCTGGTACAGATCAAGCAGAAGAAGGATCATTCTTTTGGTTGGCCAATGGCCGGCCAATTGGATATACTAACTGGAATGCTGGGGAAccaaacaatttcaaatatgaAAATGGTGAAGAGGAACATTGCTTAGAGTTATGGAATCGAGACGGAAAAGGTCTAAAATGGAACGATTCGCCATGTTCGTTTGAAACCTTTTTTGTATGTGAAATGTGA
- the LOC100166835 gene encoding perlucin isoform X2, with product MYYSGLYRANMNSWTDTAARSIILFLTLFMCFVATRSQIAVPRTAHKLNEPQGECNNNNCVEDSASVINKWSLPLLRSGDKKLYLGIFFKANWYKAAQYCRYHGMHLASISNQEENDKLEKYIKDNGLGHEHFWTSGTDQAEEGSFFWLANGRPIGYTNWNAGEPNNFKYENGEEEHCLELWNRDGKGLKWNDSPCSFETFFVCEM from the exons atgtactatAGTGGTTTATATCGTGCAAATATGAATTCATGGACGGATACCGCGGCTAGAAGTATAATTCTGTTCCTCACGTTGTTCATGTGTTTTGTTGCAACTCGAAGTCAGATAGCTGTCCCTAGAACTGCCCATAAGCTAAACGAACCACAag GCgaatgcaacaataataattgtgttgaaGACAGCGCTTCCGTCATCAATAAGTGGTCACTGCCACTTTTACGATCGGGAgacaaaaaattatacttgggaatattttttaag GCTAATTGGTACAAAGCCGCGCAATACTGTAGATATCATGGAATGCATTTGGCTAGCATAAGTAACCAAGAAGAGAATGACAAGttggaaaaatacattaaagacAATG gTTTAGGACATGAACACTTTTGGACCTCTGGTACAGATCAAGCAGAAGAAGGATCATTCTTTTGGTTGGCCAATGGCCGGCCAATTGGATATACTAACTGGAATGCTGGGGAAccaaacaatttcaaatatgaAAATGGTGAAGAGGAACATTGCTTAGAGTTATGGAATCGAGACGGAAAAGGTCTAAAATGGAACGATTCGCCATGTTCGTTTGAAACCTTTTTTGTATGTGAAATGTGA